In a genomic window of Erigeron canadensis isolate Cc75 chromosome 5, C_canadensis_v1, whole genome shotgun sequence:
- the LOC122601375 gene encoding uncharacterized protein LOC122601375 codes for MKPPPPPPAAAAIHHQIHHLSTLLITPTNSNPITPLLNTHHPSLSLLTSHSSYDAVSSSLPTLSNWLYDSFHSSDQNLKLFVISLIPIISKTYLSSPPLSVFGIEPILLAISNSSKSADQNGPISIPDLSQQSIYHIPFSVSDNTQKVFKFLEPDIDPHWSVSPNKRAEVVGSVLGCYYKHISVIPEWSKIDFCKFVSGWAGQDCGCKFEFGSKCDGNSDNLNSGKDKIELPWEILQPVLRILGHCLLGPINGNEVKDAASNAVRCLYDRVSHDLVPSAILATRGLIQLDMRRREGVKKPDIDLVSN; via the coding sequence AtgaaaccaccaccaccaccgccggcGGCGGCGGCCATCCATCACCAAATCCACCACTTATCAACACTACTCATCACACCCACAAATTCAAACCCAATCACACCCCTCTTAAACACCCACCACCCTTCCCTCTCCCTCTTAACTTCCCACTCCTCATACGACGCCGTTTCGTCCTCTTTACCCACACTATCAAACTGGCTCTACGATTCATTTCACTCCTCTGATCAAAATCTCAAACTCTTTGTCATTTCCCTCATCCCAATCATCTCCAAAACCTATCTTTCCTCACCCCCACTTTCCGTTTTCGGTATCGAACCCATTTTGTTAGCGATATCGAATTCCTCAAAATCCGCCGATCAAAATGGGCCCATTTCCATCCCTGATTTATCCCAACAGTCTATTTATCATATCCCTTTTAGCGTTTCTGATAATACCCAGaaagtttttaaatttcttgAACCCGATATTGACCCACATTGGTCTGTAAGTCCGAATAAACGGGCCGAGGTTGTCGGTTCTGTACTAGGTTGTTACTACAAACATATTTCCGTAATACCCGAATGGTCGAAAATtgatttttgtaagtttgtgtcggGTTGGGCGGGTCAGGATTGTGGATGTAAGTTTGAATTTGGTTCAAAATGTGATGGGAATTCGGATAATTTGAATTCGGGTAAGGATAAGATTGAGCTGCCATGGGAGATATTGCAGCCGGTTTTAAGGATTTTGGGGCATTGTTTATTGGGACCCATAAATGGTAATGAGGTGAAAGATGCAGCGTCGAATGCGGTGAGGTGTTTGTATGATAGGGTGTCTCATGATTTGGTTCCTTCTGCGATTTTGGCTACTCGGGGTTTGATTCAGCTTGATATGAGACGACGTGAAGGTGTTAAGAAACCGGATATTGATTTGGTATCAAATTGA
- the LOC122601376 gene encoding putative pumilio homolog 8, chloroplastic — translation MVEKIEISTNENMKDDDELEMLLGEIPHATSLLTHNQNNNHHYDHSLHVNDNDNDYGYESSYPLTTMNPLMYGMYQYHDNPSCSSSSIQSNGSFSSHFSKEDDDHPTPKPDMLFRSYSSILPYTCLGKKIDDNLGTNPISFGKPFLDYGLIQSHTPRNHTFNRAMSPNFSLHQTYGFPQSSFNRNMLNIRHPISYQRVIPALDLAVSNDLYRVRRNVMLEASDDSVNVGRVRNGGFRGHNKKCNHSQLVGRCENGRISITNRSCPTPVRCNTLADVKGYIYMFAKDQNGCRFIQSVFEVDNQEHVKIIFDETIGHVSELMVNSFGNYLMQKLLEVCNEEQRMCILMEVTREPRDLVHISLNPHGTRAVQKLIETLKTRKQIKMVISALEPGFLALIKDLNGNHVIQRCLQCLSNEDNKFIFEAAAKFCVDIATHQHGCCVLQRCINHSSGKHQERLVLEISSNGLLLAQDAFGNYVVQSILELQIPSAISMLTSQFENNYVHLATQKFSSHVVEKCLSVLDDHTRSIIIRELLSATHFEQLLQDPHANYVIQTALRVSEGSLHNSLVKAIESHKAISRNSPYSKRIFSHKLLKK, via the exons ATGGTTGAGAAAATTGAGATTAGTACTAATGAGAATATGAAGGATGATGATGAGCTTGAAATGTTGTTGGGTGAGATCCCTCATGCAACATCATTACTTACccataatcaaaataataatcatcattatGATCATTCATTACAtgttaatgataatgataatgattatggTTATGAATCTAGTTATCCTCTAACAACCATGAATCCGTTGATGTATGGTATGTATCAATATCATGATAATCCATCATGTAGTTCAAGTTCTATTCAATCTAATGGATCTTTTTCGAGCCATTTCTCTAAAGAAGATGATGATCATCCCACCCCTAAACCCGATATGCTTTTTAGAAGTTATAGTTCCATTTTGCCTTATACTTGTTTGGGAAAGAAAATTGATGATAATTTAGGAACTAATCCGATTAGTTTTGGTAAACCCTTTTTGGATTATGGTTTGATACAATCTCATACCCCAAGAAACCACACTTTTAATAGAGCAATGAGTCCTAATTTCAGTTTGCACCAAACTTATGGCTTCCCTCAATCGAGTTTTAATAGAAATATGCTAAATATTAGGCACCCTATTAGTTACCAAAGGGTAATTCCAGCTTTGGATTTAGCTGTTTCTAATGATTTATATCGTGTACGACGCAATGTGATGTTAGAAGCTAGTGATGATAGTGTAAACGTAGGCCGTGTGAGAAATGGTGGGTTCAGAGGACACAACAAGAAGTGTAATCACTCTCAATTAGTGGGTCGTTGTGAAAATGGTAGAATTTCAATTACAAATAGGTCTTGTCCTACACCGGTAAGATGTAACACTTTAGCTGATGTTAAaggatacatatatatgtttgctAAAGACCAAAATGGGTGTCGGTTTATACAATCCGTTTTTGAAGTGGATAATCAAGAAcatgtaaaaataatatttgatgagACAATTGGGCATGTAAGTGAGCTTATGGTAAATTCGTTTGGGAATTACCTTATGCAAAAATTGCTGGAAGTTTGTAACGAAGAACAAAGAATGTGTATTTTAATGGAGGTCACTCGTGAGCCAAGGGATCTTGTTCATATTTCTTTGAATCCTCATGG GACAAGGGCAGTGCAGAAGCTTATAGAGACACTCAAGACGCGGAAACAAATAAAGATGGTTATTTCTGCATTGGAACCGGGATTTCTTGCTCTTATTAAGGATCTCAACGGTAACCATGTTATTCAGCGATGTTTGCAGTGTCTCAGCAACGAAGATAATAAG TTTATTTTCGAAGCTGCTGCAAAATTTTGTGTGGATATTGCTACTCATCAACATGGATGTTGTGTATTGCAAAGATGTATAAATCACTCATCTGGCAAACACCAAGAACGGTTAGTTCTGGAAATTTCTTCAAACGGGCTTCTTCTAGCACAAGATGCATTCGG AAACTATGTTGTACAGTCTATATTGGAGTTGCAAATCCCGTCTGCAATATCCATGTTGACTTCTCAATTTGAGAACAATTATGTTCACCTCGCGACACAAAAATTCAGTAGCCATGTCGTTGAGAAATGCTTATCAGTGCTAGATGACCACACCAGGTCCATTATCATTCGTGAACTGCTTTCTGCTACTCATTTTGAACAATTGCTTCAAGACCCGCATGCCAATTATGTTATTCAAACCGCTCTTCGTGTTTCTGAG GGCTCTCTTCATAACTCGTTGGTGAAAGCAATCGAATCACACAAGGCAATCTCAAGAAACAGCCCATATTCAAAGAGGATTTTCTCACACAAGCTTTTGAAGAAGTAA